In Nicotiana tabacum cultivar K326 chromosome 17, ASM71507v2, whole genome shotgun sequence, one DNA window encodes the following:
- the LOC107765722 gene encoding protein NSP-INTERACTING KINASE 1, whose protein sequence is MERISELNAAFLFVTFLALWNTATGLLSPKGVNFEVQALMAIKAALKDPHGVLDNWDGTSVDPCSWAMVTCSAESFVIGLGSPSQNLSGSLSPSIGNLTNLQIILLQNNNITGPIPKEVGKLFKLQTLDLSDNFFTGDIPPSLGHLNSLKYMRLNNNSLSGEIPVSLTNMSQLTLVDLSYNNLSGPVPRFPSKKFDIVGNPLICATGSEPDCYGTQLLPMSMTLNSSETLPSGKQKSHKIALVFGSSLGCISLLVLGIGLFLWSRHRHNQQAFFDVKDRHHEEVSLGNLRRFQFKDLQIATNNFSSKNILGKGGFGKVYKGHLPDGTPVAVKRLNDGNAIGGEKQFQTEVEMISLAVHRNLLRLYGFCMTPNEKLLVYPYMSNGSVAFRLRVKPVLDWGTRKRIALGAARGLLYLHEQCDPKIIHRDVKAANILLDDYCEAVVGDFGLAKLLDHQDTHVTTAVRGTVGHIAPEYLSTGQSSEKTDVFGFGILLLELITGMRAIEFGKAANQKGAMLDWVKKIHQEKKLDILVDKELKSNYDRIELEEMVQVALLCTQYLPGHRPKMSEIVRMLEGDGLAERWEASQKFDGSNKYKTKELSSSERFSDLTDDSLLLVQAMELSGPR, encoded by the exons ATGGAAAGGATAAGTGAGTTAAATGCTGCATTCTTGTTTGTGACATTCTTGGCCCTTTGGAACACTGCAACAGGGTTGCTTTCTCCTAAAGGTGTCAACTTTGAAG TGCAAGCTTTAATGGCAATAAAAGCTGCTTTGAAAGATCCTCATGGAGTTCTTGATAATTGGGATGGTACCTCAGTTGATCCATGTAGTTGGGCTATGGTTACTTGCTCTGCTGAGAGTTTTGTTATTGGCCT AGGGTCTCCCAGCCAAAATCTATCTGGTAGTCTTTCTCCAAGCATTGGCAATTTAACTAATCTTCAGATTAT ATTGCTGCAAAATAACAATATAACAGGACCAATTCCAAAAGAGGTTGGAAAGCTTTTCAAGCTTCAGACTCTTGATCTTTCAGATAATTTCTTCACTGGTGATATTCCTCCCTCTTTGGGACACTTGAATAGCCTCAAGTACAT GAGGCTCAACAATAACAGTCTATCAGGAGAAATTCCAGTCTcattgactaacatgtcacagcTCACTCTTGT GGACTTGTCCTATAATAACTTGAGCGGACCAGTGCCTAGGTTTCCTTCTAAGAAATTCGA CATTGTTGGAAATCCATTGATCTGTGCGACAGGATCTGAGCCAGATTGCTACGGAACGCAGCTGCTGCCTATGTCAATGACATTGAACAGTTCAGAAA CTCTGCCTTCTGGGAAGCAAAAAAGTCATAAAATTGCCCTTGTGTTTGGCTCAAGCCTTGGTTGCATCTCTTTGCTCGTTCTTGGAATTGGACTATTTCTATGGTCTAGGCATAGACATAATCAACAGGCCTTTTTTGATGTCAAAG ATCGGCATCATGAAGAAGTTTCCCTCGGAAATTTGAGAAGATTTCAATTCAAGGATCTCCAGATTGCAACCAACAACTTCAGCAGCAAAAACATTTTGGGAAAAGGTGGTTTTGGAAAAGTTTATAAAGGTCATCTGCCAGATGGGACTCCTGTGGCTGTAAAGAGGCTAAATGATGGCAATGCAATTGGTGGCGAGAAACAATTTCAGACAGAAGTTGAAATGATAAGCTTAGCTGTGCACCGTAACCTCCTCAGGCTCTACGGATTTTGCATGACACCGAACGAGAAGCTTTTGGTTTACCCCTATATGTCTAATGGTAGTGTAGCTTTTCGTCTCAGAG TAAAACCGGTGTTGGACTGGGGAACAAGGAAGCGAATAGCTCTAGGAGCTGCTCGAGGACTGTTGTATCTTCATGAACAATGTGATCCAAAGATAATTCATAGGGATGTTAAGGCAGCAAATATCTTGCTCGATGACTATTGTGAGGCGGTTGTGGGAGACTTTGGGCTGGCAAAGCTTTTGGATCACCAGGATACCCATGTCACAACCGCTGTTCGTGGAACGGTGGGGCATATAGCGCCAGAATACCTTTCAACAGGCCAATCATCTGAGAAAACTGATGTGTTTGGATTTGGAATCCTTCTTCTTGAACTGATCACAGGAATGAGAGCTATAGAATTTGGAAAAGCAGCTAACCAGAAGGGAGCAATGCTTGATTGG GTTAAGAAAATTCACCAAGAGAAGAAACTTGATATCCTGGTTGATAAAGAGTTGAAAAGCAACTATGATCGGATTGAGCTAGAGGAAATGGTTCAAGTTGCTCTGCTCTGCACTCAATATCTTCCAGGCCACAGACCAAAAATGTCTGAAATTGTTCGAATGCTTGAGGGTGATGGACTTGCAGAGAGGTGGGAAGCATCCCAGAAATTTGACGGCAGTAACAAATACAAAACGAAAGAGCTGTCTTCGTCTGAGAGATTTTCAGATCTCACAGATGATTCTTTGTTGCTTGTACAAGCCATGGAGCTATCTGGTCCTAGGTGA
- the LOC107765721 gene encoding pentatricopeptide repeat-containing protein At3g02490, mitochondrial-like, whose product MRNQQRWLRLLLRHHSYSRKLINPSPFQVNHSLRSITTPTIPSRTSHMLPYQRLTIRSLSTSDLAIEHKDPDHQIAVLTDIFSKSNRTNDEIKLDLESNSVIMTHDLVIKALRSFSTAPDAARRFFNWVLENESERLSSKVYNYMLGVLGFNGFVKEFWDMVEIMKSKGYGVSRGTFNRTIERFEKDKLSGDVKKLKELYGPELADNSSEEVCSRVCKLICGNVWGDDVEKQLRGLNLEFSSELISVVLEKLECESNKALIFFRWIEECGLFKHNERTFNAMARYLGREESGEKFWRLVDEMKTAGFEMERETYIKVLENFVKRKMIKDAVDLYEFAMVSINKPSSQDCTFLLKKIVVSKELDLDLFSKVLRVFTESGNSLTGANLDAILKSLTSVDRFGECNKILKAMKDAGFTPSLNQQSEIAFHLGSCGKDKDLNEFMNYIESSGNTLNSKTWTSLIEGYCEAGDLVKASDAFEMMVEKEGSSHAGCALELLVSLHCRKRRAIHAFKLVKKMVEDKELHVWHTTYKLLVGKLLAQRGFEEALDVLHLMKSQGYPPFLDPFIKYLSKTGTADDALAFTEAVTVKKFPSTSVFLNLFEAYFKAGRRSEAQDFLAKCPRYIRNHADVLNLFCSMKPQKATATIPAAA is encoded by the coding sequence ATGCGGAATCAACAGCGATGGCTTCGTCTTCTTCTACGCCACCATTCTTATTCCAGGAAACTCATCAATCCTTCTCCGTTTCAGGTAAATCACTCTCTTCGTTCTATCACTACTCCAACTATCCCCTCACGTACATCTCACATGCTCCCCTACCAACGACTCACCATTCGTAGTCTCTCCACATCTGACTTAGCTATCGAACACAAAGATCCTGATCACCAAATCGCTGTTTTAACCGACATTTTCTCTAAATCAAACCGGACTAATGACGAAATTAAGCTTGATTTAGAGTCTAATAGTGTTATTATGACCCATGATTTGGTTATAAAGGCGTTACGGAGTTTTAGTACTGCGCCTGATGCAGCACGTAGGTTTTTTAACTGGGTTTTAGAGAATGAGAGTGAGAGGTTGAGCTCAAAGGTGTATAATTATATGTTGGGGGTACTGGGGTTTAATGGATTTGTTAAGGAGTTTTGGGATATGGTtgaaattatgaaaagtaaaGGGTATGGAGTGTCACGGGGTACTTTTAATCGAACTATTGAGAGATTTGAAAAGGATAAGCTGAGTGGCGATGTGAAGAAGCTAAAAGAGTTGTATGGTCCTGAGCTGGCTGATAATTCGAGCGAGGAAGTTTGTTCTAGGGTTTGCAAATTGATTTGCGGAAATGTATGGGGCGATGACGTGGAAAAGCAGCTGCGAGGGTTAAATCTCGAGTTTTCTAGTGAGTTGATCAGTGTGGTTCTGGAGAAGCTTGAATGTGAAAGTAATAAGGCTTTGATATTCTTTAGGTGGATTGAAGAGTGTGGTCTGTTTAAACACAACGAGCGGACTTTTAATGCTATGGCTAGGTACTTAGGTAGGGAAGAGTCCGGTGAGAAGTTCTGGAGGTTAGTTGATGAAATGAAAACAGCTGGGTTTGAAATGGAAAGGGAAACGTATATTAAGGTTCTGGAAAATTTTGTTAAGAGAAAAATGATTAAGGATGCTGTTGACTTGTATGAGTTTGCAATGGTCAGCATAAACAAGCCATCCTCACAGGACTGCACTTTTCTGTTGAAGAAAATAGTTGTTAGTAAGGAGCTTGATTTGGATTTGTTCTCAAAAGTTTTGAGGGTCTTCACAGAAAGTGGCAATTCATTGACTGGTGCTAACCTCGATGCCATTCTCAAGTCTTTGACCAGTGTTGATAGATTTGGCGAATGCAACAAGATATTAAAAGCAATGAAGGATGCTGGTTTCACACCTAGTCTTAATCAACAGAGTGAAATTGCTTTTCATTTGGGTAGCTGTGGGAAGGATAAGGATTTGAACGAGTTTATGAATTATATAGAATCATCAGGCAATACCCTAAATTCTAAAACATGGACATCTTTAATTGAAGGGTACTGTGAAGCTGGTGATCTGGTTAAAGCTTCAGATGCATTTGAAATGATGGTTGAAAAAGAAGGTTCCTCGCATGCTGGGTGTGCTTTAGAATTGTTGGTTTCTTTGCACTGCCGCAAGAGAAGAGCAATTCATGCCTTCAAACTTGTCAAGAAGATGGTCGAGGACAAAGAACTACATGTGTGGCATACCACATATAAGTTATTGGTAGGAAAATTATTGGCTCAACGGGGTTTCGAGGAAGCTCTGGATGTTCTGCATTTGATGAAAAGTCAAGGTTATCCACCTTTTCTGGATCCATTCATCAAGTACCTTTCCAAGACCGGAACTGCTGATGATGCCCTTGCATTTACTGAAGCAGTGACCGTGAAGAAATTTCCATCAACTTCTGTATTTCTCAATTTGTTTGAAGCATACTTTAAGGCAGGAAGGCGGAGTGAAGCACAGGACTTCCTTGCAAAATGTCCCAGATACATTAGGAACCATGCCGATGTTTTGAATCTGTTCTGTTCCATGAAACCTCAGAAAGCAACTGCCACTATTCCTGCAGCTGCATAG